A stretch of the Aphis gossypii isolate Hap1 chromosome 2, ASM2018417v2, whole genome shotgun sequence genome encodes the following:
- the LOC114131219 gene encoding neuropeptides capa receptor isoform X2: MLCTTHILNVDSNWRVFFYFGSGLPNDLSVYWQQYPWPLGEVLCKFRALVSEMTSYTSVLTIVAFSMERYLAICHPLHSYAMSGLKRAVRIIAVVWMISFFAALPFAMFTTVDYVDYPPGSGDPLYESAFCAMLDKNVPTGVPVYELSSLLFFLVPMMIIIVLYVLIGLQIRQSSRHSLGKQMQGNVHGETKQIQSKKSIVRMLAAVVIAFFLCWAPFHAQRLLYLYAKDSPYYFQANELLYTIAGCFYYFSSTVNPILYNLMSMKYRRAFRETLCGYSGDRRNRMSRELQSSFRDTTVPLNTTISTAECSRKSVVNRSTRNLQQSDPPYGHHHYAAAPSSDDCSGGRPPATASDVLVMISPVNGNAQGYKTLLRVTVQGPDNKTTTTTEHGNCSSKLQGCNEAQTEHPHCAEMETCI; encoded by the exons gacTGCCTAATGATCTCAGCGTATACTGGCAACAGTATCCATGGCCTTTGGGTGAAGTTCTTTGTAAATTTCGTGCTTTAGTTTCAGAAAT GACTTCATACACGTCAGTGTTGACCATCGTAGCATTTTCGATGGAAAGATATCTGGCCATCTGTCATCCCCTCCATTCATACGCCATGTCCGGGTTGAAGAGAGCCGTCCGAATAATCGCAGTTGTTTGGATGATTTCATTTTTTGCCGCACTGCCGTTCGCCATGTTCACAACGGTCGACTATGTGGATTATCCACCTG GGTCAGGAGATCCATTGTACGAGAGCGCATTTTGCGCGATGCTGGATAAGAACGTTCCGACAGGAGTGCCTGTATATGAGTTGAGCTCGCTGCTGTTTTTTCTTGTACCGATGATGATCATTATTGTGCTGTATGTGCTCATCGGACTCCAGATCAGACAGAGTTCTAGGCACTCGCTAGGAAAACAAATGCAAGGAAACGTGCACGGGGAGACCAAACAAATTCAATCGAAAAAGTCAATAGTCAGGATGctag CTGCTGTCGTCATTGCGTTTTTCCTGTGCTGGGCGCCGTTCCACGCACAGCGGTTGCTCTACCTGTACGCCAAGGACTCGCCGTACTACTTCCAAGCCAACGAACTGCTGTACACGATCGCCGGTTGCTTCTATTACTTCTCGTCGACGGTCAACCCGATACTGTACAACCTGATGTCGATGAAGTACAGGAGAGCGTTCCGGGAGACGCTGTGCGGATACTCGGGGGACCGACGGAACCGCATGTCCCGGGAACTGCAGTCGAGCTTCCGGGACACGACCGTGCCACTGAACACGACGATCAGCACCGCCGAGTGCAGTCGCAAGTCAGTGGTGAACCGGTCCACGAGGAACCTGCAACAGTCCGATCCACCGTACGGCCATCATCATTATGCGGCTGCGCCGTCGTCCGACGATTGCAGTGGCGGCCGGCCGCCCGCGACGGCCTCCGACGTGCTGGTGATGATCTCTCCGGTCAACGGCAACGCGCAGGGCTACAAAACGTTGCTCAGGGTGACCGTGCAAGGCCCCGACAACAAGACCACCACCACCACGGAACACGGCAACTGCAGCAGCAAGCTGCAGGGCTGCAACGAAGCACAAACCGAACATCCGCATTGCGCCGAAATGGAGACTTGCATTTAA